A portion of the Bubalus kerabau isolate K-KA32 ecotype Philippines breed swamp buffalo chromosome 1, PCC_UOA_SB_1v2, whole genome shotgun sequence genome contains these proteins:
- the FLT4 gene encoding vascular endothelial growth factor receptor 3 isoform X2, producing the protein MQRGAALCLRLWLCLGLLDNERGLASGYSMTPPTLNITEETYVINSSDSLSISCRGQHPLEWAWPGAQDAPVPEEKDGEDTGTVRDCEGTDARPYCKVLQLQEAHANNTGSYRCYYKYIKARIEGTTAASTYVFVRDWEQPFINKPDTLLVNRKDSTWVPCLVSIPGLNVTLRSQSSALQPDGQEVVWDDRRGMRVPTPLLRDALYLQCETTWGGQAFLSNPFVVHITGNELYDIQLFPKRSLELLVGEKLVLNCTVWAEFNSGVTFDWNYPGKQAERGKWVPERRSQQTHTELSSILTIHNVSQRDLGPYVCQANNGIQQFQESTEVIVHEKPFISVEWLKGPVLEATAGDELVKLPVKLAAYPPPEFQWYKDRKAVSGRHSPHVLVLKEVTEASAGIYTLALWNTAAGLRRNISLELVVNVPPHIHEKEASSPSIYSRHSRQALTCTAYGVPPPLGIQWHWRPWTPCRTFSQRSLRRRQQRDRMPQCQDWREVTTQDAVNPIESLDTWTEFVEGKNKTVSKLVIQEANVSAMYKCVVFNKVGQDERLIYFYVATIPDGFSIESEPSEEPLEGQAVRLSCRADNYTYEHLHWYRLNLSTLHDAQGNPLLLDCKNVHLFATPLAASLEEVAPGEPHATLTLTIPSVAPEDEGDYVCEVQDRRTHDKHCHKKYLSVQALEAPRLTQNLSDLLVNVSDSLEMRCPVAGTHVPSIVWYKDERLLEEESGIDLADSNQRLSIQRVREEDAGHYLCSVCNAKGCVNSSASVAVEGSEDKGSMEIVILVGTGVIAVFFWVLLLLIFCNMRRPTHADIKTGYLSIIMDPGEVPLEEQCEYLSYDASQWEFPRERLHLGRVLGHGAFGKVVEASAFGINKGSSCDTVAVKMLKEGATASEHRALMSELKILIHIGNHLNVVNLLGACTKPNGPLMVIVEFCKYGNLSNFLRTKREAFNPCAVGGRPTEGQASAGEPGGEGGKCLSSRWRASSRSDLLCASQEKSAEQRRRFCSMVEGAKADQRRPGNCDMALLTRLLTGKGGAGRAAPVQEAKDLWLSPLTMEDLVCYSFQVARGMEFLASRKCIHRDLAARNILLSESDVVKICDFGLARDIYKDPDYVRKGSARLPLKWMAPESIFDKVYTTQSDVWSFGVLLWEIFSLGASPYPGVQINEEFCQRLKEGTRMRAPELATPAIRHIMLSCWAGDPKERPAFSDLVEILGNLLQGRAQQEDDCVAPCGSQSSEEGSFLQASTTAMHITETDADTEDSPLSLHQRSLAARYYNCVSFPGCLARGTQTQGSSRMKTFEEFPMTPTTYKAIVDSQTDSGMVLASEEFEQLESRHREESRLSCKGPSRNVSVTTAHLDPQGRRRPDPGPRGQVFYNSEYGELAGPPEESASTSAAQSPFFTDSSY; encoded by the exons GCCTGGCCAGTGGCTACTCCATGACCCCACCAACCCTGAACATCACGGAAGAGACATATGTCATCAATTCCAGTGACAGCCTGTCCATCTCCTGCAG GGGGCAGCACCCCCTGGAGTGGGCCTGGCCCGGGGCTCAGGATGCGCCAGTCCCAGAGGAGAAAGATGGTGAGGACACGGGGACCGTGCGAGACTGTGAAGGCACAGATGCCCGGCCCTACTGCAAGGTTCTGCAGCTGCAGGAGGCCCACGCCAACAACACAGGCAGCTACCGCTGCTACtacaagtacatcaaggctcgCATTGAGGGCACCACTGCGGCCAGCACCTACGTGTTTGTGAGAG ACTGGGAGCAGCCATTCATCAACAAGCCAGACACACTCCTGGTCAACAGGAAGGACTCCACGTGGGTGCCCTGCCTGGTGTCCATCCCCGGCCTGAACGTCACACTGCGCTCG CAAAGCTCAGCACTGCAGCCTGATGGACAGGAGGTGGTGTGGGATGACCGCCGGGGCATGCGGGTGCCCACCCCTCTGCTGCGCGATGCCCTGTACCTGCAATGTGAGACCACCTGGGgcggccaggccttcctgtccaaccCCTTCGTTGTACACATCACAG GCAATGAGCTCTATGACATCCAGCTGTTCCCCAAGAGATCGCTGGAGCTGCTGGTTGGGGAAAAACTAGTCCTGAACTGTACCGTGTGGGCCGAGTTCAACTCAGGTGTCACCTTTGACTGGAACTATCCAGGGAAGCAG GCGGAGCGGGGTAAGTGGGTGCCAGAGCGGCGCTCCCAGCAGACTCACACAGAGCTCTCCAGCATCCTCACCATCCACAACGTCAGCCAGCGTGATTTGGGCCCGTACGTGTGCCAGGCCAACAATGGTATCCAGCAGTTCCAGGAGAGCACTGAGGTCATTGTGCATG AGAAGCCCTTCATCAGCGTCGAGTGGCTCAAGGGTCCGGTTCTAGAGGCCACGGCAGGAGATGAGCTGGTGAAGCTGCCCGTGAAGCTGGCGGCTTATCCCCCACCGGAGTTCCAATG GTACAAGGACAGAAAGGCAGTGTCCGGGCGCCACAGTCCCCATGTTCTGGTGCTCAAGGAGGTGACGGAGGCCAGTGCAGGCATCTACACCCTGGCCCTGTGGAACACCGCGGCTGGCCTGAGGCGTAACATCAGCCTGGAGCTGGTGGTGAATG TACCCCCCCACATCCACGAAAAGGAGGCCTCCTCCCCCAGCATCTACTCCCGCCATAGTCGCCAGGCCCTCACCTGCACGGCCTACGGGGTGCCCCCTCCTCTTGGCATCCAGTGGCACTGGCGGCCATGGACGCCCTGCAGGACCTTCAGCCAGCGCAGCCT ccggcggcggcagcagcgagaCCGAATGCCACAGTGCCAGGACTGGAGGGAGGTGACCACACAGGATGCTGTGAACCCCATTGAGAGCCTGGACACCTGGACGGAGTTTGTGGAGGGCAAAAATAAG ACGGTGAGCAAGCTGGTGATCCAGGAGGCCAATGTGTCCGCCATGTACAAGTGCGTGGTCTTCAACAAAGTGGGCCAGGATGAGCGGCTCATCTACTTCTACGTGGCCA ccaTCCCCGACGGCTTCAGCATAGAGTCAGAGCCATCAGAAGAGCCCCTAGAGGGCCAGGCCGTGCGCCTGAGCTGCCGGGCTGACAACTACACATATGAGCATTTGCACTGGTACCGCCTCAACCTGTCCACGCTGCATGACGCGCAGGGGAACCCACTGCTGCTTGACTGCAAGAATGTGCACCTGTTTGCCACGCCACTAGCCGccagcctggaggaggtggcGCCCGGGGAGCCCCACGCCACGCTCACCCTCACCATCCCCAGTGTGGCACCAGAAGACGAAGGCGACTACGTGTGCGAGGTGCAGGACCGGCGCACCCACGACAAGCACTGCCATAAGAAGTACCTGTCCGTGCAGG CCCTAGAAGCCCCACGGCTCACACAGAACCTAAGCGACCTCCTGGTGAACGTGAGCGATTCCTTGGAGATGCGGTGCCCAGTGGCTGGGACGCATGTACCCAGCATCGTGTGGTACAAAGATGAGAGGCTGCTGGAAGAAGAGTCCG GAATCGACCTGGCGGACTCGAACCAGAGGCTGAGCATCCAGCGCGTGCGCGAGGAGGACGCAGGCCACTATCTGTGCAGTGTGTGCAACGCCAAGGGCTGCGTCAACTCCTCTGCCAGCGTGGCTGTGGAAG GCTCTGAAGATAAAGGCAGCATGGAGATCGTGATCCTTGTTGGCACCGGAGTCATCGCTGTCTTCTTCTGGGTCCTCCTTCTCCTCATCTTCTGTAACATGAGGAGG CCAACCCATGCAGACATCAAGACTGGCTACTTGTCCATCATCATGGACCCCGGGGAGGTGCCTTTGGAGGAGCAGTGTGAATACCTGTCCTACGATGCTAGTCAGTGGGAGTTCCCCCGGGAACGGCTGCACCTCG GCAGAGTCCTCGGCCACGGGGCCTTTGGGAAGGTGGTGGAAGCCTCAGCCTTTGGCATCAACAAGGGCAGCAGCTGTGACACTGTGGCCGTGAAAATGCTGAAAG AGGGCGCCACAGCCAGCGAGCATCGCGCCCTGATGTCGGAGCTCAAAATCCTAATCCACATTGGTAACCACCTGAACGTGGTCAACCTCCTGGGGGCTTGCACCAAgcccaatg gcccTCTCATGGTGATCGTGGAGTTTTGCAAGTATGGCAATCTCTCCAACTTCTTGCGCACCAAGCGAGAGGCCTTCAATCCCTGCGCGGTAGGTGGGCGCCCCACCGAGGGCCAGGCCTCTGCTGGTGAGCCGGGTGGGGAGGGCGGAAAGTGCCTTTCCAGTAGATGGCGAGCCTCCTCCCGTTCCGACCTGCTTTGTGCATCGCAGGAGAAGTCTGCTGAACAGAGAAGGCGCTTCTGCTCCATGGTGGAGGGCGCCAAGGCCGACCAGAGGAGGCCAGGGAACTGCGACATGGCCCTCCTCACAAGGCTCTTAACGGGCAAGGGAGGGGCAGGGCGGGCCGCTCCAGTCCAAGAAG CCAAGGACCTGTGGCTGAGCCCGCTGACCATGGAAGACCTTGTCTGCTACAGCTTCCAGGTGGCCCGAGGGATGGAGTTCCTGGCCTCTCGAAAG TGTATCCACAGGGACCTGGCCGCTAGAAACATCTTGCTGTCAGAAAGTGACGTGGTGAAGATCTGTGACTTTGGCCTGGCCCGGGACATCTACAAGGACCCTGACTATGTGCGCAAGGGCAGT GCCCGGCTGCCCCTGAAGTGGATGGCCCCTGAGAGCATCTTCGACAAGGTGTACACCACACAGAGCGATGTGTGGTCCTTTGGGGTCCTGCTCTGGGAGATTTTCTCCCTGG GGGCCTCCCCATACCCTGGGGTGCAGATCAATGAGGAGTTCTGCCAGCGGCTGAAAGAGGGCACCCGGATGCGGGCCCCAGAGCTAGCCACTCCTGCCAT ACGCCACATCATGCTGAGCTGCTGGGCAGGAGACCCCAAAGAGAGGCCTGCATTCTCAGATCTGGTGGAGATCCTGGGGAACCTGCTTCAGGGCAGGGCCCAGCAG GAAGATGACTGCGTGGCTCCTTGTGGTTCTCAGAGCTCAGAGGAAGGCAGCTTCTTGCAGGCATCCACCACGGCCATGCACATCACAGAGACGGATGCTGACACAGAGGACAGCCCGCTGAGCCTGCACCAGCGCAGCCTGGCCGCCAG ATATTATAACTGTGTGTCCTTTCCGGGATGCCTTGCCAGAGGGACACAAACCCAGGGTTCCTCCAGGATGAAAACGTTTGAGGAATTTCCCATGACCCCAACTACCTACAAGGCCATAGTG GACAGCCAGACGGACAGTGGGATGGTGCTGGCCTCCGAGGAGTTTGAGCAGCTGGAGAGCAGGCACAGAGAAGAGAGCAGGCTCAG CTGTAAAGGACCAAGCAGGAATGTGAGCGTGACCACAGCACACCTCGACCCCCAAGGGAGGCGGCGGCCCGACCCGGGGCCCCGGGGCCAGGTGTTCTACAACAGCGAGTACGGGGAGCTGGCAGGGCCCCCGGAGGAGAGTGCCAGCACCTCAGCTGCCCAATCGCCCTTCTTCACAGACAGCAGCTACTAA
- the FLT4 gene encoding vascular endothelial growth factor receptor 3 isoform X4 — MQRGAALCLRLWLCLGLLDNERGLASGYSMTPPTLNITEETYVINSSDSLSISCRGQHPLEWAWPGAQDAPVPEEKDGEDTGTVRDCEGTDARPYCKVLQLQEAHANNTGSYRCYYKYIKARIEGTTAASTYVFVRDWEQPFINKPDTLLVNRKDSTWVPCLVSIPGLNVTLRSQSSALQPDGQEVVWDDRRGMRVPTPLLRDALYLQCETTWGGQAFLSNPFVVHITGNELYDIQLFPKRSLELLVGEKLVLNCTVWAEFNSGVTFDWNYPGKQAERGKWVPERRSQQTHTELSSILTIHNVSQRDLGPYVCQANNGIQQFQESTEVIVHEKPFISVEWLKGPVLEATAGDELVKLPVKLAAYPPPEFQWYKDRKAVSGRHSPHVLVLKEVTEASAGIYTLALWNTAAGLRRNISLELVVNVPPHIHEKEASSPSIYSRHSRQALTCTAYGVPPPLGIQWHWRPWTPCRTFSQRSLRRRQQRDRMPQCQDWREVTTQDAVNPIESLDTWTEFVEGKNKTVSKLVIQEANVSAMYKCVVFNKVGQDERLIYFYVATIPDGFSIESEPSEEPLEGQAVRLSCRADNYTYEHLHWYRLNLSTLHDAQGNPLLLDCKNVHLFATPLAASLEEVAPGEPHATLTLTIPSVAPEDEGDYVCEVQDRRTHDKHCHKKYLSVQALEAPRLTQNLSDLLVNVSDSLEMRCPVAGTHVPSIVWYKDERLLEEESGIDLADSNQRLSIQRVREEDAGHYLCSVCNAKGCVNSSASVAVEGSEDKGSMEIVILVGTGVIAVFFWVLLLLIFCNMRRPTHADIKTGYLSIIMDPGEVPLEEQCEYLSYDASQWEFPRERLHLGRVLGHGAFGKVVEASAFGINKGSSCDTVAVKMLKEGATASEHRALMSELKILIHIGNHLNVVNLLGACTKPNGPLMVIVEFCKYGNLSNFLRTKREAFNPCAEKSAEQRRRFCSMVEGAKADQRRPGNCDMALLTRLLTGKGGAGRAAPVQEAKDLWLSPLTMEDLVCYSFQVARGMEFLASRKCIHRDLAARNILLSESDVVKICDFGLARDIYKDPDYVRKGSARLPLKWMAPESIFDKVYTTQSDVWSFGVLLWEIFSLGASPYPGVQINEEFCQRLKEGTRMRAPELATPAIRHIMLSCWAGDPKERPAFSDLVEILGNLLQGRAQQEDDCVAPCGSQSSEEGSFLQASTTAMHITETDADTEDSPLSLHQRSLAARYYNCVSFPGCLARGTQTQGSSRMKTFEEFPMTPTTYKAIVDSQTDSGMVLASEEFEQLESRHREESRLSCKGPSRNVSVTTAHLDPQGRRRPDPGPRGQVFYNSEYGELAGPPEESASTSAAQSPFFTDSSY; from the exons GCCTGGCCAGTGGCTACTCCATGACCCCACCAACCCTGAACATCACGGAAGAGACATATGTCATCAATTCCAGTGACAGCCTGTCCATCTCCTGCAG GGGGCAGCACCCCCTGGAGTGGGCCTGGCCCGGGGCTCAGGATGCGCCAGTCCCAGAGGAGAAAGATGGTGAGGACACGGGGACCGTGCGAGACTGTGAAGGCACAGATGCCCGGCCCTACTGCAAGGTTCTGCAGCTGCAGGAGGCCCACGCCAACAACACAGGCAGCTACCGCTGCTACtacaagtacatcaaggctcgCATTGAGGGCACCACTGCGGCCAGCACCTACGTGTTTGTGAGAG ACTGGGAGCAGCCATTCATCAACAAGCCAGACACACTCCTGGTCAACAGGAAGGACTCCACGTGGGTGCCCTGCCTGGTGTCCATCCCCGGCCTGAACGTCACACTGCGCTCG CAAAGCTCAGCACTGCAGCCTGATGGACAGGAGGTGGTGTGGGATGACCGCCGGGGCATGCGGGTGCCCACCCCTCTGCTGCGCGATGCCCTGTACCTGCAATGTGAGACCACCTGGGgcggccaggccttcctgtccaaccCCTTCGTTGTACACATCACAG GCAATGAGCTCTATGACATCCAGCTGTTCCCCAAGAGATCGCTGGAGCTGCTGGTTGGGGAAAAACTAGTCCTGAACTGTACCGTGTGGGCCGAGTTCAACTCAGGTGTCACCTTTGACTGGAACTATCCAGGGAAGCAG GCGGAGCGGGGTAAGTGGGTGCCAGAGCGGCGCTCCCAGCAGACTCACACAGAGCTCTCCAGCATCCTCACCATCCACAACGTCAGCCAGCGTGATTTGGGCCCGTACGTGTGCCAGGCCAACAATGGTATCCAGCAGTTCCAGGAGAGCACTGAGGTCATTGTGCATG AGAAGCCCTTCATCAGCGTCGAGTGGCTCAAGGGTCCGGTTCTAGAGGCCACGGCAGGAGATGAGCTGGTGAAGCTGCCCGTGAAGCTGGCGGCTTATCCCCCACCGGAGTTCCAATG GTACAAGGACAGAAAGGCAGTGTCCGGGCGCCACAGTCCCCATGTTCTGGTGCTCAAGGAGGTGACGGAGGCCAGTGCAGGCATCTACACCCTGGCCCTGTGGAACACCGCGGCTGGCCTGAGGCGTAACATCAGCCTGGAGCTGGTGGTGAATG TACCCCCCCACATCCACGAAAAGGAGGCCTCCTCCCCCAGCATCTACTCCCGCCATAGTCGCCAGGCCCTCACCTGCACGGCCTACGGGGTGCCCCCTCCTCTTGGCATCCAGTGGCACTGGCGGCCATGGACGCCCTGCAGGACCTTCAGCCAGCGCAGCCT ccggcggcggcagcagcgagaCCGAATGCCACAGTGCCAGGACTGGAGGGAGGTGACCACACAGGATGCTGTGAACCCCATTGAGAGCCTGGACACCTGGACGGAGTTTGTGGAGGGCAAAAATAAG ACGGTGAGCAAGCTGGTGATCCAGGAGGCCAATGTGTCCGCCATGTACAAGTGCGTGGTCTTCAACAAAGTGGGCCAGGATGAGCGGCTCATCTACTTCTACGTGGCCA ccaTCCCCGACGGCTTCAGCATAGAGTCAGAGCCATCAGAAGAGCCCCTAGAGGGCCAGGCCGTGCGCCTGAGCTGCCGGGCTGACAACTACACATATGAGCATTTGCACTGGTACCGCCTCAACCTGTCCACGCTGCATGACGCGCAGGGGAACCCACTGCTGCTTGACTGCAAGAATGTGCACCTGTTTGCCACGCCACTAGCCGccagcctggaggaggtggcGCCCGGGGAGCCCCACGCCACGCTCACCCTCACCATCCCCAGTGTGGCACCAGAAGACGAAGGCGACTACGTGTGCGAGGTGCAGGACCGGCGCACCCACGACAAGCACTGCCATAAGAAGTACCTGTCCGTGCAGG CCCTAGAAGCCCCACGGCTCACACAGAACCTAAGCGACCTCCTGGTGAACGTGAGCGATTCCTTGGAGATGCGGTGCCCAGTGGCTGGGACGCATGTACCCAGCATCGTGTGGTACAAAGATGAGAGGCTGCTGGAAGAAGAGTCCG GAATCGACCTGGCGGACTCGAACCAGAGGCTGAGCATCCAGCGCGTGCGCGAGGAGGACGCAGGCCACTATCTGTGCAGTGTGTGCAACGCCAAGGGCTGCGTCAACTCCTCTGCCAGCGTGGCTGTGGAAG GCTCTGAAGATAAAGGCAGCATGGAGATCGTGATCCTTGTTGGCACCGGAGTCATCGCTGTCTTCTTCTGGGTCCTCCTTCTCCTCATCTTCTGTAACATGAGGAGG CCAACCCATGCAGACATCAAGACTGGCTACTTGTCCATCATCATGGACCCCGGGGAGGTGCCTTTGGAGGAGCAGTGTGAATACCTGTCCTACGATGCTAGTCAGTGGGAGTTCCCCCGGGAACGGCTGCACCTCG GCAGAGTCCTCGGCCACGGGGCCTTTGGGAAGGTGGTGGAAGCCTCAGCCTTTGGCATCAACAAGGGCAGCAGCTGTGACACTGTGGCCGTGAAAATGCTGAAAG AGGGCGCCACAGCCAGCGAGCATCGCGCCCTGATGTCGGAGCTCAAAATCCTAATCCACATTGGTAACCACCTGAACGTGGTCAACCTCCTGGGGGCTTGCACCAAgcccaatg gcccTCTCATGGTGATCGTGGAGTTTTGCAAGTATGGCAATCTCTCCAACTTCTTGCGCACCAAGCGAGAGGCCTTCAATCCCTGCGCG GAGAAGTCTGCTGAACAGAGAAGGCGCTTCTGCTCCATGGTGGAGGGCGCCAAGGCCGACCAGAGGAGGCCAGGGAACTGCGACATGGCCCTCCTCACAAGGCTCTTAACGGGCAAGGGAGGGGCAGGGCGGGCCGCTCCAGTCCAAGAAG CCAAGGACCTGTGGCTGAGCCCGCTGACCATGGAAGACCTTGTCTGCTACAGCTTCCAGGTGGCCCGAGGGATGGAGTTCCTGGCCTCTCGAAAG TGTATCCACAGGGACCTGGCCGCTAGAAACATCTTGCTGTCAGAAAGTGACGTGGTGAAGATCTGTGACTTTGGCCTGGCCCGGGACATCTACAAGGACCCTGACTATGTGCGCAAGGGCAGT GCCCGGCTGCCCCTGAAGTGGATGGCCCCTGAGAGCATCTTCGACAAGGTGTACACCACACAGAGCGATGTGTGGTCCTTTGGGGTCCTGCTCTGGGAGATTTTCTCCCTGG GGGCCTCCCCATACCCTGGGGTGCAGATCAATGAGGAGTTCTGCCAGCGGCTGAAAGAGGGCACCCGGATGCGGGCCCCAGAGCTAGCCACTCCTGCCAT ACGCCACATCATGCTGAGCTGCTGGGCAGGAGACCCCAAAGAGAGGCCTGCATTCTCAGATCTGGTGGAGATCCTGGGGAACCTGCTTCAGGGCAGGGCCCAGCAG GAAGATGACTGCGTGGCTCCTTGTGGTTCTCAGAGCTCAGAGGAAGGCAGCTTCTTGCAGGCATCCACCACGGCCATGCACATCACAGAGACGGATGCTGACACAGAGGACAGCCCGCTGAGCCTGCACCAGCGCAGCCTGGCCGCCAG ATATTATAACTGTGTGTCCTTTCCGGGATGCCTTGCCAGAGGGACACAAACCCAGGGTTCCTCCAGGATGAAAACGTTTGAGGAATTTCCCATGACCCCAACTACCTACAAGGCCATAGTG GACAGCCAGACGGACAGTGGGATGGTGCTGGCCTCCGAGGAGTTTGAGCAGCTGGAGAGCAGGCACAGAGAAGAGAGCAGGCTCAG CTGTAAAGGACCAAGCAGGAATGTGAGCGTGACCACAGCACACCTCGACCCCCAAGGGAGGCGGCGGCCCGACCCGGGGCCCCGGGGCCAGGTGTTCTACAACAGCGAGTACGGGGAGCTGGCAGGGCCCCCGGAGGAGAGTGCCAGCACCTCAGCTGCCCAATCGCCCTTCTTCACAGACAGCAGCTACTAA